GCCTCTGCCAGCAGGTAGTCCACTTCGTACACGCGTTCGGGGTCAAGTTTGCCCAGCGGTTCACGAGCAAAATCGTTGCCGGCGTTGAGGTAAGGGTACGACGTCGGGCATTGCTCTTTCGCCTTCGGTGCCCAGTCGAACCGGGATTTGTAGTAGTCGTACAGCGCTGGGCGGCGGCAGGCGTAGGCAGGATCAAGAAGAAAGTACTCCATGTTCACTGCAACGAATTCCAGCGGGCTGCTGATCTCGTAAATGTCGGGGCTGCGGGCGACCTGGCCGTTGCGATCCTCTCGTTCGCCACGGCGGCCGACGTACTGCGGCCATCCCGCCAGGTCCAGGAGGCGCGGATCATCGCTCAGCGTGAAGCGCCGGTCAGTTTGCCCCCGGCAGCTGTCACGCAAGCCGACCTTGCCCACGCTTTTACCCTGTCGGGCACATGCCACAATCAGCTTGCGGTCTTCGGGCGACCATAGCTGGGCGTGATCATAGATGTGGGTCAGCTCGTGCAGCACCGTGGCGAGCATTTCTTCGCGCACGGTGCCATGAGGACGGCTGGTTCGGGTCGTCGCAGCGCTGCCGTCAGTCAATCCGGCAAGCAGGTGCTGGTTCAGGTCCAGCCGATAGGGGCCGTCCGCTCGGCCGTAGGCATTAGACGGCATGTCGTCGGTCCAATGCACCTCAACCTTGCGATCGAGCTTGCTGACAAAGAGTGGCGGCAAATGCGCCATGGCTTCGTCCAGCAGTGTCTGGCTGGCTTTTTGTTGTGCAGGGCTAAGCCCGTCGGTATGAAGCGACAGGCTGAGGTCGGCGAAGGCATTCGTGCACATCAGCGACAGCGCCGACATCAGGAGCCAGACAGCAAGGCGTTTCACAGGGCGAGAATGGCCTCGGCGAGGTCCTGGTCGCTGGCGTTACGGGCTTCAGGCAAGCGGTCGCGCAGCGTGATGAAGGCTGCGTCGAGCAACGCCCCATGGATATCACCGTTGCTGGCGACATAGCTTGCGGCATCGTCACGGGCTTCAAGCACGAGCTTCCAGTTGCGCACCGACGACGTGGTGTCAGAGGTGAAGTCGATGCTGCGACCGAGGGCACGAACGACGATGTTACTGGTGGCCTTCAGGGTTTGTGCCTGTGCCATGTCTGTCAGCAAGAGCAAGCCAAGGGCGGCAGCGATCAATGGGGTACGCATGGAACCTCTCCAAAATACGGATGTGACTGGAAAAAAGTGACTATTGGACGAGGATTGCCTGCGCCAGTTCAAGATCGTCTGCATGAAGTTTTGGCTGGGACTGGTGTATGTAAGCCATCGCTGCCTGCAGCCGAGCCCCGCGCACCTGGCCATCAGTGGCAACAAACACCGCAGCATCGTCCTGAGCGGCAATGATCAACTTGCTGTCGAAGGGTCCGGTCGTTACCTGGCTGGTGGCATACCCGGTTTTAACCAGGCTTTGGGTAGTCACATCCAGCGCCAGAGCGGGGGTCGAGACACTTATCGTGGCGGCAAAAACTGCCATTAGCCGAGTCAATAAAGGCATGGGAATTCAGGATCTGCGAAACGAGTCGCAAGGCTAGCGCAACGCCCGGGACAGGGCCAGCGCCGAGGCCCGGATATGCTCACGAGAAACCTGTCTCCAGGCTGAATCAGATGGCAAGAATCGCTTCGGCGAGCTGCGCATCCGACGCCTGCAGAGTCGGCGCGACCTCGCGGATGTGCTGCAGGGCGCCCTGGAGTTTAACGCCACGAATCTCGCCTTGGCTGGCAACGAAGCTTGCTGCATCGTCGCGGGCGGCCAGGACGATTTTGTCGTCGTGAAAAGAGGACGAGATCTTGGAGGTCGCATTTGATGATGCGTCGAGAGCACGGACGATGGTGTCAGTAGTGACCACGAAGCTGGAAGCCTGGGCTCCCGTTGCAGCAACAATCAGG
The nucleotide sequence above comes from Pseudomonas lutea. Encoded proteins:
- a CDS encoding DUF2388 domain-containing protein, producing MSRVRLLSAAFLIVAATGAQASSFVVTTDTIVRALDASSNATSKISSSFHDDKIVLAARDDAASFVASQGEIRGVKLQGALQHIREVAPTLQASDAQLAEAILAI
- a CDS encoding DUF2388 domain-containing protein — translated: MAVFAATISVSTPALALDVTTQSLVKTGYATSQVTTGPFDSKLIIAAQDDAAVFVATDGQVRGARLQAAMAYIHQSQPKLHADDLELAQAILVQ
- a CDS encoding DUF2388 domain-containing protein; this translates as MRTPLIAAALGLLLLTDMAQAQTLKATSNIVVRALGRSIDFTSDTTSSVRNWKLVLEARDDAASYVASNGDIHGALLDAAFITLRDRLPEARNASDQDLAEAILAL